A stretch of the Filimonas lacunae genome encodes the following:
- a CDS encoding sigma-54-dependent transcriptional regulator, producing MQYCLMEAYQIFVVEDDAWYGEILEYQLSLNPDYAVQRFTTAQECLKNLYKKPDLITIDYAMPDMNGITLFKKIKETNPDTPVIMISAQENISTAVELLKLGINDYIVKDDNTKELLWNSVIRIREHQALKQKVEELKEELGHKYEFDKIIKGSSPAIKKIFALMEKASNSQINVSITGETGTGKELVAKAIHYNSERKKKNFVAVNMAAIPKELVESELFGHEKGAFTGAIARKTGRFEEASKGTLFLDEIAEADLNIQTKLLRVLQERELVRVGGNEVIKLDVRLIVATHKNLEEEVQQGRFREDLYFRIMGLPIELPPLRERGNDTLLLASHFITEACHENKIHPVVTLSTAAKEKLLKYHFPGNIRELKAIIDLACVMCNGAEIQPADMKFSVTKQKQLAFAEEKTMEEYYIDIIQAFLKKYNNNVLKVADVLQIGKSTIYKLINNDKIKV from the coding sequence ATGCAATACTGCCTTATGGAAGCTTATCAGATATTTGTTGTAGAAGATGATGCGTGGTATGGTGAAATATTAGAATACCAGCTTTCGCTCAACCCCGACTATGCTGTTCAAAGATTTACCACTGCCCAGGAATGCCTGAAAAACCTATATAAAAAACCTGATTTAATTACTATAGATTATGCAATGCCAGACATGAACGGCATTACCTTATTTAAAAAAATAAAAGAAACCAATCCCGACACACCGGTAATCATGATCAGTGCCCAGGAAAATATAAGCACTGCAGTGGAGCTGCTTAAACTGGGCATTAACGATTATATTGTAAAAGACGATAATACAAAAGAGCTTTTATGGAATTCGGTGATACGCATTCGCGAGCACCAGGCGTTAAAGCAAAAGGTAGAAGAACTGAAAGAAGAGCTAGGGCATAAATATGAATTTGACAAAATAATTAAAGGTTCATCACCCGCTATTAAAAAGATTTTTGCCTTAATGGAAAAAGCCAGTAATAGCCAGATTAACGTATCCATTACCGGCGAAACAGGTACCGGGAAAGAACTGGTAGCCAAAGCCATTCATTACAACTCGGAGAGAAAGAAAAAGAACTTTGTGGCAGTGAACATGGCAGCCATTCCAAAAGAGCTGGTAGAAAGTGAATTGTTTGGCCACGAAAAAGGCGCATTCACCGGGGCCATTGCCCGAAAAACCGGGCGTTTTGAAGAAGCGAGTAAAGGCACTTTGTTTCTGGATGAAATTGCAGAAGCAGACCTTAATATACAAACCAAGCTTTTACGAGTACTACAGGAAAGAGAACTAGTAAGAGTAGGCGGCAATGAAGTAATTAAACTGGATGTGCGGCTGATTGTGGCTACGCATAAAAACCTGGAAGAAGAAGTACAGCAAGGACGTTTTAGAGAAGATCTTTATTTCAGGATCATGGGCCTGCCTATTGAACTACCGCCCCTGCGCGAACGTGGAAATGATACGTTATTGCTGGCCAGCCACTTTATTACCGAAGCCTGCCACGAAAATAAAATTCACCCGGTAGTTACACTTTCTACTGCAGCAAAAGAAAAATTACTCAAATATCATTTCCCCGGCAATATACGAGAATTGAAAGCCATTATTGACCTGGCCTGCGTTATGTGCAACGGCGCAGAGATACAGCCTGCCGATATGAAGTTTTCGGTAACTAAACAAAAGCAACTTGCATTTGCCGAAGAGAAAACAATGGAAGAATATTATATAGATATTATCCAGGCTTTTTTAAAGAAATACAACAACAACGTATTAAAAGTGGCTGATGTGTTACAAATTGGAAAGAGTACCATTTACAAACTCATTAATAACGATAAAATAAAAGTATAG
- a CDS encoding response regulator: protein MEKLVILLVEDDIDDREIIGSAIQELNIDAHLVEIVDGKALEKFIKDGMSPPIDFIFMDINLPCYDGKQCLEIIKNSLQFNNVPVIMLSTSNRASDIDSAFLNGATRYVVKPFTYSAMLKILHEVCTEFRLYRQLPLTKHNFIIT, encoded by the coding sequence ATGGAGAAACTGGTTATTCTATTAGTGGAAGACGATATTGACGACAGGGAAATTATTGGATCGGCCATACAGGAATTAAATATTGATGCGCACCTGGTAGAAATTGTGGATGGCAAAGCACTTGAAAAATTTATAAAGGATGGCATGTCGCCACCTATTGACTTTATATTTATGGATATTAATTTACCCTGCTATGATGGAAAACAGTGCCTGGAAATAATAAAAAACTCTTTACAATTCAACAACGTGCCGGTAATTATGTTATCTACCTCTAACAGAGCTTCAGATATCGACAGTGCTTTTCTAAATGGAGCTACACGTTATGTGGTAAAGCCTTTTACTTACAGTGCTATGCTTAAAATACTACACGAGGTATGCACCGAATTCAGGCTCTACCGCCAGCTACCATTAACTAAACATAACTTTATTATTACCTGA